The Sphingomonas sp. LY54 genome includes a region encoding these proteins:
- a CDS encoding dipeptidase, protein MDRRQFILSGAALSTAMAFAPGAAAARAKPRPLTFDAMGEVRFEYDAALIGQMRASGLDAITVTLCDPKSYEGRAYEEAVQAVLDHDAHIAAHPSLFLKATRVSDIDVARRNGQIAIFYLFQNSTQFGRDLDNVDLFHKLGVRSAQITYNDQNWAGAGCKELGANGLTHFGRDLVAQMNERRMLIDLSHANMQTTGDAIAASKTPVIVSHTACMAVHSNVRNITDANLRALGDKGGVVGICQMRPFLTTKRADALPEYFRHIDHAVKVAGADHVAIGSDRDHRVVEMTDAYIAELKREEGANFNDADWPLFINELNGPRRMEVVWDGVRKLGYPESVVEKIMGTNLRRIYQEVIG, encoded by the coding sequence ATGGACAGACGGCAGTTCATCCTTTCCGGAGCGGCGTTGTCGACCGCCATGGCCTTTGCGCCGGGCGCGGCGGCGGCGCGCGCGAAGCCGCGACCGCTCACCTTCGACGCTATGGGCGAAGTCCGCTTCGAATATGACGCTGCCCTGATCGGGCAGATGCGTGCGAGCGGGCTCGACGCGATAACCGTGACTTTGTGCGACCCCAAATCCTATGAAGGCCGTGCCTATGAGGAGGCCGTGCAGGCCGTGCTCGACCACGACGCGCATATCGCCGCCCATCCGTCGCTGTTCCTGAAGGCGACGCGCGTGAGCGACATCGATGTCGCGCGCAGGAACGGTCAGATCGCGATCTTCTACCTGTTTCAGAACAGCACCCAGTTCGGCCGCGACCTCGACAATGTCGACCTGTTCCACAAGCTCGGCGTGCGCTCGGCGCAGATCACGTACAACGACCAGAATTGGGCGGGCGCGGGTTGCAAGGAGCTCGGTGCGAACGGCCTCACCCATTTCGGCCGAGATCTCGTCGCGCAGATGAACGAGCGCCGGATGCTGATCGACCTGTCCCATGCGAACATGCAGACGACGGGCGACGCGATCGCCGCGTCCAAGACGCCCGTCATCGTCTCGCATACCGCCTGCATGGCGGTGCACAGCAACGTCCGCAACATCACCGACGCCAATCTGCGCGCGCTGGGCGACAAGGGCGGGGTCGTCGGCATCTGCCAGATGCGGCCGTTCCTCACGACCAAGCGCGCCGACGCGCTTCCCGAATATTTCCGCCATATCGATCATGCCGTCAAAGTGGCCGGCGCAGACCATGTCGCCATCGGCAGCGACCGCGACCACCGCGTCGTCGAAATGACCGACGCCTATATCGCCGAGCTGAAGCGCGAAGAGGGCGCCAATTTCAACGATGCCGACTGGCCGCTCTTCATCAACGAGCTCAACGGCCCGCGGCGGATGGAAGTGGTGTGGGATGGCGTGCGTAAGCTCGGCTATCCCGAAAGCGTGGTCGAAAAGATCATGGGGACCAATCTCCGCCGGATCTACCAGGAGGTGATCGGATGA